One Candidatus Eremiobacterota bacterium genomic window carries:
- a CDS encoding lipid-A-disaccharide synthase-related protein, which yields MAPRILFISNGYGEDTIATSVVKALLAIDVSSIITALPLVGEGKAYEACGVEVIGPRQLMPSGGMIPGNPGNLLKDIACGLGSLTAAQALAIKHMKGHVDVTAAVGDIYPVLMAMLFAAPPRVMIGTAKSNYFVPYNGFERAVIRRSCEVAFVRDEPTAASLRASRIDARWVGNAMMDSLDYEGQTFGLREGLPCVGILPGSRAEAYGDIAVILEAVEELYTICEGKVAFLMGAALSTPLEEFSRKIAPMGWRFREGQSFPSGSMDYFDKEPVSIAVVRGMFGDVLKCSTVLIGQAGTGNEQAVGLGKPVVTFDSQGRQELGWYRKRQKGLLGDSIAVVAKEKGAIAAEVSAILSIPERYRSMAAIGYERMGPPGGARAMALSLLEHAGAAQARAPGS from the coding sequence ATGGCGCCCAGGATCCTCTTTATCAGCAATGGCTACGGAGAAGATACTATTGCCACAAGCGTGGTGAAGGCCCTCCTCGCCATTGACGTGTCATCGATCATTACCGCCCTGCCCCTCGTGGGGGAAGGCAAGGCCTACGAAGCATGCGGCGTCGAGGTCATCGGACCCCGGCAGCTCATGCCCAGCGGCGGCATGATCCCGGGGAATCCGGGAAACCTTCTCAAGGATATTGCCTGCGGCCTTGGAAGCCTCACGGCTGCTCAGGCCCTCGCCATTAAACATATGAAGGGCCATGTGGATGTCACGGCGGCCGTCGGTGATATCTACCCCGTGCTGATGGCCATGCTTTTCGCCGCGCCACCCCGGGTCATGATTGGCACGGCAAAGTCAAATTATTTTGTGCCTTACAACGGGTTCGAGAGAGCAGTCATAAGGCGCTCCTGCGAGGTGGCCTTCGTGCGCGACGAGCCGACGGCCGCTTCCCTGAGAGCGTCCCGCATAGATGCCCGGTGGGTCGGGAATGCCATGATGGACAGCCTTGACTATGAAGGCCAGACCTTTGGCCTCAGGGAGGGCCTCCCCTGCGTGGGCATCCTTCCCGGGAGCCGTGCCGAGGCCTATGGCGACATCGCAGTAATACTGGAAGCGGTGGAGGAGCTTTATACCATCTGTGAGGGCAAGGTGGCATTTCTCATGGGTGCCGCCCTCTCGACACCGCTTGAGGAGTTCTCCCGGAAGATCGCGCCGATGGGATGGCGCTTCAGGGAAGGCCAGAGCTTTCCCTCGGGCTCAATGGACTATTTTGACAAGGAGCCTGTCTCCATTGCCGTGGTGAGAGGCATGTTCGGCGATGTGCTCAAGTGTTCCACCGTCCTTATCGGCCAGGCCGGCACGGGAAATGAACAGGCCGTGGGGCTCGGGAAGCCTGTCGTCACTTTTGACAGCCAGGGAAGGCAGGAGCTCGGGTGGTACAGGAAGCGCCAGAAAGGCCTGCTTGGTGATTCCATAGCTGTCGTGGCAAAGGAGAAGGGCGCTATCGCGGCGGAAGTGTCTGCCATCCTCAGTATCCCCGAGCGTTACAGGAGCATGGCTGCCATCGGGTACGAGAGGATGGGCCCTCCTGGAGGCGCCCGGGCCATGGCCTTATCGCTGCTTGAGCATGCCGGAGCCGCGCAGGCCAGGGCCCCGGGAAGTTAA
- a CDS encoding metallophosphatase → MEQITIYHTNDLHNRYQLFSLLKQVPRDERTFLFDSGDALGGSSTLFYPREPVLSAMNDAGYTAMAMGNREFHYLRPVLALRAKSARFPILSANVKDLTGKSSHCWKDHLIVEAGTLRVGVMGLTPVQFPEHSFLTRCTGFLFIPPLVALREILGEFEALGVHCVIVLSHLGLRDDRELAEKTRGVDLILGGHSHRVLHEPLRVGKTLIMQAGSHGRYMGKCVIEAGERPLRLASYGLIPGGSTSTMAS, encoded by the coding sequence ATGGAGCAGATTACCATCTATCATACCAATGATCTTCACAACCGTTATCAGCTCTTCTCGCTGCTCAAACAGGTGCCCCGCGACGAGAGGACCTTTCTTTTTGACAGCGGCGATGCCCTGGGGGGGTCGAGCACGCTTTTTTACCCCAGGGAGCCAGTGCTCTCGGCGATGAATGATGCCGGGTACACCGCAATGGCCATGGGCAACAGGGAATTTCATTACCTGCGCCCTGTGCTCGCCCTGAGGGCAAAAAGCGCCCGTTTTCCCATTCTCTCGGCAAATGTCAAGGATCTTACGGGGAAGTCCTCTCACTGCTGGAAGGACCATCTCATCGTGGAAGCGGGCACCCTCAGGGTGGGCGTGATGGGCCTCACGCCGGTGCAGTTCCCCGAGCATTCCTTTCTCACAAGGTGCACGGGCTTTCTCTTCATCCCGCCTCTTGTGGCCCTCAGGGAGATCCTTGGGGAGTTCGAAGCCCTGGGAGTGCACTGCGTCATTGTGCTCTCCCATCTTGGCCTTCGCGATGACAGGGAGCTTGCGGAAAAGACCAGGGGAGTGGATCTTATTCTGGGAGGGCACAGCCATCGGGTGCTCCATGAGCCCCTCAGGGTGGGGAAAACCCTGATAATGCAGGCAGGAAGCCATGGCAGGTATATGGGAAAGTGCGTGATAGAAGCGGGAGAGAGGCCGTTAAGGCTTGCCTCGTACGGGCTTATCCCCGGAGGGAGCACCTCCACGATGGCATCATGA
- the lpxB gene encoding lipid-A-disaccharide synthase, protein MSKKIMVLAGEASGDLQGAHLAATIRHLKPSYKFFGIGGARMKSKGVMIFEESTSWGIIGPWHALGKIPFLLGLVKRVKAIILKERPDLLILIDTPSINMRIARFAHDHGVKTLYFFPPSAWFPSVERVKKIARVSDYLVPAFTYTVKTYRRAGIPVNYFGHPLVDMLEVKGERDELVARLGLPPGKDYVALMPGSRHQEIVSLLPVLVKTKELLMKERKNLHFILPMALPLYRPLIEGLTAPHMEGLTLAEGNAHEVMKLSRCILMASGSASLEAAILGVPMVVLYKLAWPDWCIGKLLIKVPHISLPNLILQKRVVPELVQLEVNPRRIAAECLPLIDETPGRRMMLEALLEVRLDLGSPGVTKNIAQFVVDICENGS, encoded by the coding sequence ATGTCGAAAAAGATAATGGTTCTCGCAGGAGAAGCTTCAGGCGATCTGCAGGGTGCTCATCTCGCGGCAACCATCAGGCACTTGAAGCCATCGTATAAGTTTTTCGGTATCGGCGGCGCCAGGATGAAAAGTAAGGGCGTCATGATTTTTGAGGAGAGCACGTCTTGGGGCATCATCGGTCCCTGGCACGCCCTGGGGAAGATTCCTTTCCTTCTCGGCCTGGTGAAGAGAGTCAAGGCGATTATCCTCAAGGAGAGGCCCGACCTTCTCATATTGATTGATACACCCAGCATCAACATGAGGATTGCCCGGTTCGCTCATGACCATGGAGTGAAAACCCTTTATTTTTTCCCCCCTTCGGCATGGTTTCCCAGCGTGGAAAGGGTAAAGAAGATTGCCAGGGTCTCTGATTACCTTGTTCCCGCCTTTACCTATACAGTGAAGACCTACCGCCGGGCAGGCATTCCTGTAAATTACTTCGGCCACCCTCTCGTGGACATGCTCGAGGTGAAGGGGGAGCGTGACGAGCTGGTCGCGAGGCTTGGCCTTCCCCCCGGGAAAGACTATGTGGCCCTCATGCCGGGTAGCAGGCACCAGGAGATAGTCTCGCTGCTGCCTGTGCTGGTGAAGACCAAGGAGCTGCTCATGAAGGAAAGGAAGAATCTCCATTTTATTCTTCCCATGGCCCTTCCGCTTTACCGCCCGCTGATAGAGGGCCTCACGGCACCTCACATGGAAGGCCTCACCCTTGCTGAGGGCAATGCCCACGAAGTGATGAAGCTTTCCAGGTGCATACTGATGGCGTCGGGGAGCGCAAGTCTTGAGGCGGCCATCCTGGGGGTTCCCATGGTGGTCCTTTACAAGCTGGCCTGGCCTGACTGGTGCATCGGGAAGCTCCTGATCAAGGTTCCCCATATCTCCCTTCCCAACCTGATCCTTCAGAAAAGGGTGGTACCGGAGCTTGTGCAGCTTGAGGTGAATCCCCGGAGAATAGCCGCCGAGTGCCTTCCCCTCATTGATGAGACCCCGGGTCGCCGCATGATGCTCGAGGCCCTTCTGGAAGTAAGGCTCGACCTGGGAAGCCCCGGGGTTACAAAAAATATTGCGCAGTTCGTGGTGGATATCTGTGAAAACGGCAGCTGA
- the lpxA gene encoding acyl-ACP--UDP-N-acetylglucosamine O-acyltransferase, translated as MTISKIHPLAVVHQGAQLDESVEVGPFSIIGEHVRVGAGTTIGSNVIIDGWTTIGCNCRIFHGAVLGTEPQDLKYKGEKSYVKIGDNNLIREFVTVHRATSDEGVTQIGDNNFLMAYVHIGHNCIIGSNTLIANATSLAGHVDVEDRAVIGGMSGVHQFVRVGSLAMVGGYARVVKDVPPYSMVWGQPARLFGLNIVGLKRQKISQEVRGNLKRAYRIIAQKSRLLALEEIKTQIAPGPEIAHLIKFLESPSKMGIILRRVNDSEASSSMNLTAP; from the coding sequence ATCACAATTTCCAAGATTCACCCACTTGCGGTAGTGCATCAAGGCGCGCAGCTGGACGAGAGCGTGGAAGTAGGGCCTTTTTCCATCATAGGTGAGCACGTGCGGGTTGGAGCCGGTACCACCATAGGCTCCAACGTGATAATTGATGGATGGACCACTATCGGGTGCAACTGCAGAATATTTCACGGCGCCGTCCTGGGCACAGAGCCCCAGGATCTCAAGTACAAGGGAGAAAAGAGCTACGTGAAGATCGGGGACAATAACCTCATAAGAGAGTTTGTCACGGTGCACCGGGCCACCTCCGATGAGGGTGTCACTCAAATCGGCGATAACAACTTCCTGATGGCTTACGTGCATATAGGTCATAACTGCATCATCGGATCCAATACGCTCATCGCCAATGCCACAAGCCTCGCGGGCCACGTTGATGTGGAGGACAGGGCAGTCATAGGAGGCATGTCGGGTGTTCACCAGTTTGTGAGGGTAGGAAGCCTTGCAATGGTGGGAGGATATGCCCGTGTCGTAAAGGACGTGCCTCCTTACAGCATGGTATGGGGGCAGCCCGCCCGGCTTTTCGGCCTCAATATAGTGGGCCTTAAGAGGCAGAAAATCTCGCAGGAGGTGAGGGGTAATCTGAAGCGCGCCTACCGCATCATCGCCCAGAAGAGCCGCCTCCTGGCTCTGGAGGAGATAAAAACCCAGATTGCCCCGGGGCCTGAGATTGCGCACCTTATCAAGTTCTTAGAGTCTCCCTCGAAAATGGGAATCATTCTTCGACGGGTGAATGATAGTGAGGCTTCCTCCAGCATGAATCTCACTGCTCCTTAG
- a CDS encoding Gfo/Idh/MocA family oxidoreductase, whose amino-acid sequence MSGAATLKDKKVSTLEKIPVPVGVIGIGSMGKNHARIYSEMPHVNLVGVVDIDRERGEQYARKLGTAYFEDYHELFGKVKAVNIAVPTSLHHRMALEFLEKEVHVLVEKPITHDLQEAKEIVEAAKSHDMVLQVGHLERFNPAVGHLKELVKKPLYLEAHRMGYPSGRNLDVGVVWDLMIHDLDILINFVHSSVIHINAFGLSLYSSQEDMALVQLLFKNGSIASLFASRISGEKIRHLKIIEQERTFLLDFMNQSLSVLRLPKENHTNPPEFIPIKRCEPLRSELEHFMDCVIRHKTPMVTGDDGKKALELAINVVNNMKIVKKRNSVIAKKLMEMAKAG is encoded by the coding sequence ATGAGCGGAGCTGCTACATTGAAAGACAAGAAAGTGAGCACCCTGGAAAAGATCCCTGTCCCCGTAGGGGTTATCGGCATAGGCAGCATGGGCAAGAACCATGCAAGGATATATTCGGAGATGCCTCATGTCAACCTGGTCGGCGTGGTGGATATTGACAGGGAGCGCGGTGAGCAGTATGCAAGGAAGCTCGGCACCGCCTATTTCGAGGATTACCACGAGCTTTTCGGGAAGGTGAAGGCGGTAAACATCGCCGTTCCCACGAGCCTTCATCACAGGATGGCCCTGGAGTTCCTCGAAAAGGAAGTGCACGTGCTGGTGGAAAAGCCCATCACCCACGACCTCCAGGAAGCAAAAGAGATTGTGGAGGCGGCAAAGTCGCACGATATGGTGCTCCAGGTAGGGCATCTTGAGCGCTTCAATCCCGCGGTGGGCCATCTCAAGGAACTGGTGAAGAAGCCTCTCTATCTTGAAGCGCACCGCATGGGGTACCCCTCGGGGAGAAACCTTGATGTAGGAGTGGTATGGGACCTTATGATTCACGATCTGGACATATTGATAAATTTTGTCCATTCATCGGTGATTCATATCAATGCCTTCGGCCTTTCGCTCTATTCCTCCCAGGAGGATATGGCGCTTGTGCAGCTGCTTTTCAAGAACGGCTCCATTGCGAGTCTTTTTGCAAGCCGCATAAGCGGCGAGAAGATCAGGCATCTCAAGATCATTGAGCAGGAAAGGACTTTTTTACTGGACTTCATGAACCAGTCCCTCTCCGTGTTGAGGCTCCCGAAAGAGAACCATACCAACCCGCCCGAGTTCATCCCGATAAAGAGGTGCGAACCTCTCAGGTCGGAGCTGGAGCACTTCATGGACTGTGTGATACGCCACAAGACTCCCATGGTGACGGGTGATGATGGCAAAAAGGCGCTTGAGCTCGCGATTAACGTGGTAAACAATATGAAAATCGTGAAAAAGAGAAACAGTGTCATCGCAAAGAAGCTAATGGAGATGGCAAAGGCAGGATAG
- a CDS encoding DegT/DnrJ/EryC1/StrS family aminotransferase — MIPIAKPIISEREKQLVMEVLDSGVLAAGEKVREFEAQFSQYIGSPFGIAASSGTTALHMALLACGIKAGDKVVTTPFSFIATANSVLYCGAKPVFCDIDRNTYNISVPALRELLKKERDIKALLIVHLFGLSCDMDALMELVREHNLILIEDCAQAHGAAFRGKKAGSFGHASIFSFYPTKNITSGEGGMVLTSREEVARAAELLRNHGMPREYEHSIIGYNYRMTNIAAAIGIGQLERIGELIEKRRSNARFLDGHLKGIPGIETPSVPHEEYFHVYNQYTVKVPHGRAGLIQHLKEKGIGHKIFYPTIIPDQPLYREMGFHGDSLPVSRACASQVLSLPVHPALSGDDLERIVSTVGEYCKKNDMTPV, encoded by the coding sequence ATGATTCCCATCGCAAAACCAATTATCTCGGAACGTGAAAAACAGCTTGTCATGGAGGTTCTCGATTCCGGTGTGCTCGCCGCTGGTGAAAAAGTGCGCGAGTTTGAGGCACAGTTCTCGCAGTATATCGGCTCTCCCTTCGGTATCGCCGCTTCTTCTGGCACCACGGCGCTCCATATGGCCCTGCTTGCCTGCGGCATTAAGGCAGGAGACAAGGTGGTGACGACGCCCTTTTCATTTATTGCCACGGCGAATTCCGTGCTCTACTGCGGGGCAAAGCCGGTCTTCTGCGATATAGACAGGAATACTTACAACATATCGGTGCCGGCCCTTCGCGAGCTTCTCAAGAAGGAGCGGGACATCAAGGCCCTGCTCATCGTGCACCTTTTCGGCCTTTCCTGCGATATGGACGCTCTGATGGAGCTCGTGCGCGAGCATAACCTGATTCTCATAGAGGACTGCGCCCAGGCTCATGGGGCCGCCTTCAGGGGAAAGAAGGCCGGCAGCTTCGGCCATGCGAGTATTTTCAGCTTCTATCCCACCAAGAATATCACCTCGGGAGAAGGAGGGATGGTTCTCACTTCCCGGGAGGAAGTGGCCAGGGCGGCCGAGCTCCTGAGAAACCACGGGATGCCCAGAGAATATGAGCATTCCATTATCGGCTACAATTACAGGATGACCAACATTGCCGCGGCAATAGGGATAGGCCAGCTTGAGCGCATCGGCGAGCTTATCGAGAAGCGCCGCTCCAATGCCCGTTTCCTTGACGGGCATCTTAAGGGCATCCCGGGCATTGAAACTCCCTCGGTACCGCATGAAGAGTACTTTCATGTCTACAACCAGTACACCGTGAAAGTCCCTCACGGCCGCGCCGGGCTGATCCAGCACCTGAAGGAGAAGGGCATCGGCCATAAGATTTTCTATCCCACCATTATTCCGGATCAGCCTCTTTACAGGGAGATGGGATTTCATGGTGATTCTCTCCCCGTTTCGAGGGCCTGCGCGTCGCAGGTGCTGTCCCTCCCTGTCCATCCCGCCTTAAGTGGAGATGATTTAGAGAGGATTGTCAGCACTGTTGGAGAATATTGTAAAAAGAACGACATGACACCTGTATAA
- the fabZ gene encoding 3-hydroxyacyl-ACP dehydratase FabZ: MEVKEIRKILPHRYPFLMVDRIVALDEKKAVGLKNVSINEPFFQGHYPDHPILPGVLITEALAQVGAILIICADKTGGVVPYLASIDHMRFKKPVYPGDQLRLEVELRGVKRRIGRMVAKAYVGDVLVAEGEMMCSLVKEKE, from the coding sequence ATGGAGGTAAAGGAGATAAGAAAGATACTGCCTCACCGGTACCCGTTTCTCATGGTGGACAGGATTGTCGCTCTTGACGAGAAAAAGGCTGTCGGTCTCAAAAATGTGTCAATCAACGAGCCCTTTTTCCAGGGCCACTACCCTGACCATCCAATCCTGCCGGGGGTGCTTATCACCGAGGCATTGGCCCAGGTAGGCGCCATTCTCATCATATGCGCCGACAAGACGGGGGGGGTCGTGCCCTATCTTGCAAGCATTGACCACATGAGATTCAAGAAGCCTGTGTACCCCGGCGATCAGCTCAGGCTCGAAGTCGAGCTGCGGGGAGTAAAAAGGCGGATAGGGAGAATGGTGGCCAAGGCTTATGTAGGCGATGTGCTGGTGGCGGAAGGCGAAATGATGTGCTCATTAGTGAAGGAAAAGGAGTAG
- the lpxC gene encoding UDP-3-O-acyl-N-acetylglucosamine deacetylase, with protein sequence MGQHTIASAVRIEGKGLHSGCPVVMELSPAPEDTGVVFYRRDHPEFPPLKARASSVVNTERCTILGNSHFTVSTVEHLLAACCGSGIDNLAIHIDAGEVPVLDGSALPFCNVLLKAGRCTQKKDRRSARLRKPFWIARGESLIAALPSDTLRFTVLIDYEHPLVGVQVFEYTLAQETFLSEVAPARTFGLWEEVKILLEKNLARGGDLENALVIMPEGYSSPLRLPLEPVRHKCLDLIGDYFLAGAAIPLHIVSIRAGHALNAELVKYLESLEVIENGGKGDKKDTASPVPVSHGGQDCRS encoded by the coding sequence ATGGGACAGCATACCATCGCATCAGCAGTCCGCATTGAAGGGAAGGGCCTTCATTCGGGGTGCCCCGTCGTGATGGAGCTCTCTCCTGCGCCGGAAGATACAGGCGTAGTCTTTTACCGCCGTGACCATCCCGAATTTCCTCCATTGAAAGCCCGGGCCTCCTCGGTGGTGAATACGGAGCGCTGCACCATTCTCGGGAACAGCCACTTCACCGTGAGCACCGTGGAGCACCTGCTGGCGGCATGCTGCGGCAGCGGCATTGACAACCTCGCGATCCATATCGATGCCGGTGAAGTGCCTGTCCTGGACGGGAGCGCCCTTCCTTTCTGCAATGTCCTTTTGAAGGCGGGAAGATGCACGCAGAAGAAGGACCGCAGGAGCGCACGCTTAAGAAAGCCCTTCTGGATAGCAAGGGGAGAATCGCTCATTGCAGCCCTGCCCTCTGACACCCTGCGGTTCACCGTGCTCATTGATTATGAACATCCTCTTGTGGGGGTGCAGGTTTTTGAATATACGCTGGCGCAGGAGACCTTTCTCTCCGAAGTGGCGCCGGCCCGTACCTTCGGGTTATGGGAGGAAGTAAAGATACTCCTCGAGAAGAACCTTGCCCGGGGAGGCGACCTTGAAAATGCCCTTGTCATCATGCCCGAGGGCTATTCCTCGCCCCTGCGCCTTCCTCTGGAACCGGTGCGCCATAAATGTCTCGACCTCATAGGAGACTATTTTCTGGCAGGCGCCGCGATCCCGCTCCATATTGTCTCCATCAGGGCAGGTCACGCCCTCAATGCAGAGCTTGTAAAATACCTTGAGTCACTGGAGGTGATTGAAAATGGAGGTAAAGGAGATAAGAAAGATACTGCCTCACCGGTACCCGTTTCTCATGGTGGACAGGATTGTCGCTCTTGA
- the lpxD gene encoding UDP-3-O-(3-hydroxymyristoyl)glucosamine N-acyltransferase encodes MVKTLEELAHYLKGEPAGDNVTIHGVAGLSYAREGDITFIDHEKYLETALQTPASAIIIPPRVKECARPFIKVKNPRLAFAQLLSLFHGKGKKREGIDDTAILGRNVELGSGVYIGPFVYIGDNVKVGANVQLFPFVYVEDDVTIGDDTILYPRVSLMKGIVIGKRVTIHSGAVIGADGFGFVRDGTSQIKIPQVGIVIVGDDVEIGANATIDRATTDATRIGRGTKIDNLIQIGHNTQVGEDCIIVSQAGIAGSVTVGDRVTIAAQAGVRDHVQIESDSIVAGRAGVTKNVSSGSLVSGFPARDHKEELKIEAAIAQLPELVKKVKKLEHALLEKGL; translated from the coding sequence ATGGTAAAGACTCTGGAGGAACTAGCACACTATCTTAAGGGAGAGCCGGCAGGTGACAATGTGACCATTCACGGCGTTGCCGGACTTTCCTATGCCCGCGAGGGCGACATCACCTTTATCGACCATGAGAAGTATCTTGAGACAGCCCTTCAAACGCCTGCCTCGGCCATCATCATCCCTCCCAGGGTAAAGGAATGCGCGAGGCCCTTCATTAAAGTGAAAAACCCCCGCCTTGCCTTTGCCCAGCTTCTCTCGCTCTTCCACGGGAAGGGGAAGAAGAGGGAGGGCATTGATGATACGGCAATCCTCGGCAGGAACGTGGAACTCGGAAGCGGTGTCTACATAGGGCCCTTCGTATATATCGGTGATAACGTGAAAGTAGGCGCCAACGTACAGCTTTTTCCCTTCGTGTACGTGGAAGATGACGTGACAATCGGTGACGATACCATTCTGTATCCCCGGGTGAGTCTTATGAAGGGCATCGTGATAGGGAAGCGTGTCACCATCCACAGCGGCGCCGTTATCGGTGCCGACGGGTTCGGCTTTGTCCGCGACGGCACCTCCCAGATAAAGATTCCCCAGGTAGGCATTGTCATCGTGGGCGACGACGTGGAAATCGGCGCCAATGCCACTATTGACCGCGCCACCACCGATGCCACCAGGATCGGGCGGGGCACCAAGATAGACAATCTCATCCAGATCGGCCATAACACCCAGGTGGGCGAGGACTGCATCATTGTCTCCCAGGCCGGCATCGCCGGAAGCGTCACCGTGGGAGACAGGGTGACTATTGCCGCCCAGGCCGGGGTCCGTGATCATGTCCAGATTGAGTCTGACAGCATCGTGGCGGGAAGAGCCGGTGTGACAAAAAATGTCTCCTCAGGCTCGCTGGTATCGGGGTTCCCTGCGAGGGATCACAAGGAGGAGCTCAAGATAGAAGCGGCCATTGCCCAGCTGCCGGAGCTGGTGAAGAAGGTGAAAAAACTGGAGCATGCTCTTCTGGAGAAGGGCCTCTAG
- a CDS encoding OmpH family outer membrane protein has translation MGKSLIKISTLLVVLALCAVAGCEPLESKKKPSETGLIDRDVIMKLSAFQRANDSLTQKVMELDKKYAGMAKGLRPDQQEELYLRYRQDVETLKAQEMKPLMDKAQAAVALVAKEKKMKVVLDSKIVIAGADDITEDVKEKFKSSEKLTAPEEAVGSDSKIGYFDQEVVRSLKMFRDADQQVYSMFSTMKKELETKMKTMSDEEKQKVFSQYDSQLESKKNELYSPLLKKVTGTVETVAKNKGLVLVLDKQFVMFGGKNVTDEVVEALKGK, from the coding sequence ATGGGTAAATCATTGATAAAGATAAGCACTCTGCTTGTGGTGCTGGCCCTCTGCGCGGTGGCAGGGTGCGAGCCCCTTGAAAGCAAGAAGAAGCCAAGCGAGACAGGCCTCATTGACCGTGATGTCATCATGAAGCTCTCAGCCTTCCAGAGGGCCAATGATTCCCTTACCCAGAAGGTGATGGAGCTCGACAAGAAATATGCCGGGATGGCAAAAGGCCTCAGGCCGGACCAGCAGGAGGAGCTTTATCTGCGCTACCGGCAGGATGTGGAGACGCTGAAGGCCCAGGAGATGAAGCCTCTCATGGATAAGGCGCAGGCCGCTGTTGCCCTTGTGGCGAAAGAGAAAAAGATGAAGGTCGTGCTTGACAGCAAGATAGTCATTGCCGGAGCCGATGATATCACCGAGGACGTGAAAGAGAAATTCAAGTCCTCTGAAAAGCTTACCGCCCCCGAGGAAGCCGTGGGCAGCGACAGCAAGATAGGCTATTTTGACCAGGAAGTGGTCCGGTCTCTCAAGATGTTCAGGGATGCCGATCAGCAGGTTTACTCGATGTTCTCGACGATGAAAAAGGAACTCGAGACCAAGATGAAGACCATGTCTGACGAGGAGAAGCAGAAGGTCTTCAGCCAGTATGACTCGCAGCTTGAAAGCAAGAAGAACGAGCTTTACTCGCCTCTTCTCAAGAAAGTCACTGGCACGGTAGAAACGGTAGCCAAGAACAAGGGCCTCGTCCTTGTCCTTGACAAGCAGTTTGTCATGTTCGGCGGCAAAAATGTCACCGATGAGGTCGTCGAGGCCCTCAAGGGGAAATAG